One Chaetodon trifascialis isolate fChaTrf1 chromosome 13, fChaTrf1.hap1, whole genome shotgun sequence DNA segment encodes these proteins:
- the mtx2 gene encoding metaxin-2, protein MSLAADAFVSQMAAAEPWPETATLYQPLKEDQILLSDCASSLAVQAYLRMCGLPVQVACRANAEYMSPSGKIPFIHVGNQVVSELGPIVQFTKAKGHSLSDGLDDVQRAEMKAYMELVNNMLLTAELYIQWCDDATAAEISRPRYSSPYSWPLSNILAYQKQWEIRRKMNAIGWGGKTLEQVYEDVSQCCQALSQRLGTQPYFFNKQPTELDALVFGHLFTILTTRLTSTELAERIKSYSNLLSFCRRIEQTYFEDKSS, encoded by the exons ATGTCTCTCGCGGCAGATGCCTTCGTGTCGCAGATGGCAG ctgctgagcCTTGGCCTGAAACTGCAACCTTGTACCAGCCGCTGAAGG aggATCAGATTCTGCTGTCAGACTGTGCCTCATCTCTAGCTGTTCAG GCCTACCTCAGGATGTGTGGTCTTCCAGTGCAGGTGGCTTGCAGAGCAAATGCTGAATACATGTCACCTTCCG gTAAGATTCCCTTCATCCACGTTGGGAACCAGGTGGTGTCAGAGCTGGGGCCGATCGTGCAGTTCACCAAAGCCAAG GGTCATTCACTGAGCGATGGCTTGGATGATGTTCAGAGAGCTGAAATGAAAGCGTACATGGAGCTGGTCAACAACATGCTGCTTACTGCTGag ctgtaCATCCAGTGGTGCGATGACGCCACAGCGGCTGAG ATCTCACGCCCCAGATACAGCAGCCCTTACTCGTGGCCTCTCAGTAACATCCTCGCCTATCAGAAGCAGTGGGAGATCCGCAGGAAGATGAACGCCATTGGCTGGGGAGGGAAAACCCTGGAGCAG GTTTATGAGGATGTGAGTCAGTGCTGCCAGGCTCTGTCCCAGAGGCTGGGAACACAACCATACTTCTTCAACAAACA gcCGACAGAACTGGATGCGTTGGTGTTTGGTCATCTCTTCACCATACTGACCACCAGGCTGACCAGCACCGAGCTGGCCGAGCGGATCAAGAGCTACAGCAACCTGCTGTCGTTCTGCAGACGCATCGAACAGACCTACTTTGAAGACAAGAGCTCTTGA